In a single window of the Rhodamnia argentea isolate NSW1041297 chromosome 2, ASM2092103v1, whole genome shotgun sequence genome:
- the LOC115728457 gene encoding uncharacterized protein LOC115728457 — MCFHMVQQRGRGNLVKKRLDRAVCNLAWRLAFPSPEVLALLAIGSDHSPILLSLSGVKVKRKKSFKFELFWLQSKQGGRIIKDVWEESACTGADLVETLKTLSATLEIWSKKEFPNSKNQRRQRNKILMLKVIGRDTWIRNPSRLKEMTSNFFIDLYSSFGPQNFNSVLAQCPKLVPDDMNVALAEDVMLEEVRRAFFEMGSEKAPGPDGLNGLFYQRKRENIKAGVFKEVKGFFNTGGRTRS; from the exons ATGTGCTTTCACATGGTCCAACAACGGGGAAGGGGAAACTTGGTAAAAAAGAGATTAGATAGAGCCGTTTGCAATTTAGCCTGGAGGCTTGCATTCCCATCGCCAGAGGTTTTAGCACTGCTGGCTATTGGCTCGGATCATAGCCCCATTTTGCTATCCTTATCCGGGGTTAAAGTCAAAAGGAAGAAGTCCTTCAAGTTTGAATTGTTTTGGTTGCAAAGCAAACAAGGTGGCCGCATAATTAAAGATGTGTGGGAGGAATCGGCATGCACGGGAGCCGATTTAGTGGAAACTCTAAAAACTCTCTCGGCGACTTTGGAAATATGGAGCAAAAAGGAGTTCCCAAATAGCAAAAACCAG AGAAggcaaagaaataaaatattgaTGCTAAAGGTGATTGGGCGGGACACCTGGATAAGAAACCCATCTCGTTTGAAGGAAATGACCTCgaactttttcattgatttataTAGCTCATTTGGCCCTCAAAACTTCAACTCGGTGCTTGCACAATGCCCCAAACTTGTACCGGATGATATGAATGTAGCACTGGCTGAAGATGTCATGTTAGAAGAGGTCCGGAGAGCTTTTTTTGAAATGGGATCAGAAAAGGCACCTGGACCGGACGGACTAAATGGGCTGTTCTATCAACGGAAGCGGGAGAATATCAAGGCCGGTGTCTTCAAGGAAGTCAAGGGGTTTTTCAACACAGGGGGTCGAACCCGGAGCTGA